Within the Macadamia integrifolia cultivar HAES 741 unplaced genomic scaffold, SCU_Mint_v3 scaffold1062, whole genome shotgun sequence genome, the region gattcttgagTTAAATCATGCCATTAAAAAATTGTAGTATTTTGGGAACCTAACATCTTCCCACCTTTGACCTGAATTTGAATCCCATCAGGAAAGTTGACTTTGACTTTCATATATTGCTTAATTTCTGCTTTAGGGTTTACTTGTGATCCTGTTACAGGAGGTGCGTTATTCTGAACCTAGGGTTCATCCTACCCACCCCCCATCAAATTGCGTACCATTGTTGTTTAACCCTGTTGAAATTCTACTAGACATACATGAGCTTAGGTTTGTAGTTCTTCTAGAGTGGTATTCAGTGATGACTCAGAAGAGGACCTTGGCTATACCCTGTCCCTGACAGCCTCTATACACAGCCCAAGTGATGTGCATAGCTTCCTGCAACCCCTTATTGCAAAAGACTCTACCGGTTCTCTATCAGAGGCTCAGAGCAATGATTCCCCCCCCCTCTTTATGTTTATCTTCCCTGAATCAGTAAGAACCTACTCGATAGATTtactcatccaaaaaaaaaagaacctacTCGATAGGAGATGCTGATGGTGATGCAGCAGCAAATTAATCTCAACAGATATGAAAAATCCTTTTCCCCCAACTGTTAGTTTGGTTATTGGCTGGAAGGGGGGACCCTAAAGATGAAGTCCACCCCTGGGAAGGTGATTATATTTCGGAACATTCGTCACATGCCATACTTCTAACAAGAACCTGGTTTCTAGATCTCTCCTGTCCAAGCGTGGTTTAAATAGCCTTCATATCTAAGATAGATTCTGGCCAGGGATgctgttattatttttttattttactttatgaGTATTGTCCTTGTTATGTTGTAGTGAATGCAAGCAATTACATTGCTAGAGTGATGGCTAGCTATTATTCAGATGGATACAGAAGACAGCCTGCCTTCTGTCTATATTTTAAATTACTTGTCCAGTTTTCTCTTTGCTGATTATTActtcccctctcccttccctcccccaccccccttttttttttagttcttttCCTTTAAACTTGACGTCTTTTGCTTCCAGGTTCTACAGAAGGCTTTGGAAGTGTGGGATCTGCAAGTCATCCCTCTTGACTGCCCTGTAGCTGAGCCTGCCCAAATTGACCCAGAGCTGGAAAATGCATTCATCTGTCACCTACAGGATCATTGGTTTTGCATCAGGAAAGTAAATGGAGAGTGGTATAACTTTGACAGTCTCTATGCCGCTCCTGAGCACCTCTCAAAGTTCTATCTTTCAGCTTATCTCGATTCTCTAAAAGGCTTTGGCTGGAGCATTTTTCTGGTGAGGGGGAACTTCCCGAAGGAGTGTCCCATCTCATTTTCTGAAGCGTCTAATGGTTATGGGCAGTGGCTTTCACCTGAAGATGCCCAGAGGATGACTAAATCTTGCAATGCGACGCAACCTGATCCTCGTAGAACAAACTTGTCCCAAGAAAACTTGGATCCTCCTGATATGCCAtttagggaagaggaagaagcccTGTATGATATGGAAGATGAAGATTTGAAGGCTGCCATCGCTGCCAGTTTGATGGATTCCAATATGGCAAGTGCTGGGACAACCACTGCTACTGAAGATAAAAGTCAATGTAACAGCTAAGAATATGGAATTTTTGAACTTGGAGAGCCAATTAGTTAACCAATCTGGATTCAACTCTGATCTATATATCTATTCAGATAGAAGAGTGACTTCTATCATCGATTTAAGGTTTATATCTGTGATGTGCGGAATGTAttagtttttccatttcttcctttatgatatttttttctaaagttAATATCGTAAGTGGGGTGGGGTATTCTTCAAAGAGGACTATAGCTAAGCTTTTGAATCGGGTGGATCCGTGGATATGAgagtttgaaagaaaaaaagaaaaaaacttgcGACTGAAGAGTTAAAAGAAGTTGGGATATGAGACCCTTTTTCTTGTTTCAAAAGGCGATGGTGCGACATGGCACTTGGCAGTAACAACCCGTCCCTTTCCCATATAAGAATGGCAATCTCAtattcccatttttt harbors:
- the LOC122062524 gene encoding ataxin-3 homolog isoform X1 → MEGPSNGGLLYHEVQESKLCAVHCVNTVLQGPFFSEFDLAALASDLDRKERQMLLEGDAVSDDFLRFDSEGSHNVSMDGDFSIQVLQKALEVWDLQVIPLDCPVAEPAQIDPELENAFICHLQDHWFCIRKVNGEWYNFDSLYAAPEHLSKFYLSAYLDSLKGFGWSIFLVRGNFPKECPISFSEASNGYGQWLSPEDAQRMTKSCNATQPDPRRTNLSQENLDPPDMPFREEEEALYDMEDEDLKAAIAASLMDSNMASAGTTTATEDKSQCNS